The proteins below are encoded in one region of Hordeum vulgare subsp. vulgare chromosome 3H, MorexV3_pseudomolecules_assembly, whole genome shotgun sequence:
- the LOC123440625 gene encoding protein AUXIN-REGULATED GENE INVOLVED IN ORGAN SIZE-like, translating into MDRRAGRRSSAHHSRMQTPVEQKPPQQQQQGRGGSRSSQRTPPPPGCFTIQLLMVFLWVAASLAFLPLVLPPLPPPPLSLLLVPVCLLAVLAALAFVPLDAHNNVVGGGSSCLWR; encoded by the coding sequence ATGGACAGAAGAGCGGGGAGGAGGAGCTCTGCTCACCATAGCCGAATGCAGACGCCGGTGGAGCAGAAGccgccgcagcagcagcagcagggccgCGGGGGGTCGAGGAGCAGCCAGagaacgccgccgccgccgggctgCTTCACCATCCAGCTGCTTATGGTGTTCCTCTGGGTGGCCGCGTCGCTCGCCTTCCTGCCGCTCGTGCTGCCGCCGCTGCCCCCGCCGCCGCTCTCGCTGCTGCTCGTGCCCGTGTGCCTGCTCGCCGTCCTCGCCGCGCTGGCCTTCGTCCCGCTCGATGCCCACAACAACGTCGTCGGTGGCGGCTCGTCTTGTTTGTGGAGATAG